One Paenibacillus crassostreae DNA segment encodes these proteins:
- a CDS encoding DNA glycosylase: MTWYEVNDDIIITLPEEFDMNANLGYLTREKNECMYGIENGIITRVIAIGEIRSLVQVRVIDNKQMVIQFLNDSRPNEEWQREEIVKYIREWFDLDNDLTPFYELAKADPLLKMPVEKFYGLRVVGIPDLFEALCWGVLGQQINLAFAYTLKKQFVEGFGDSIEWNGKKYWVFPSYKRIAQLTPTDLADIKMTVKKSEYIIGIARLMESGELSKGKLMEMNFKDAEKDLIKIRGIGPWTANYVLMRCLRFGAAFPIDDVGLINSIKILRYMDRKPTKDEILELSIPWKNWESYATFYLWRVLY; this comes from the coding sequence ATGACATGGTATGAAGTCAATGATGATATCATTATTACATTACCTGAAGAGTTTGACATGAATGCTAACCTAGGCTATCTAACAAGGGAAAAAAATGAATGTATGTATGGAATCGAGAACGGCATCATTACAAGAGTCATAGCCATTGGGGAAATTCGGTCCTTGGTACAGGTAAGAGTAATCGATAATAAACAAATGGTTATTCAGTTCTTAAATGATTCCAGACCTAATGAAGAGTGGCAGCGGGAAGAGATTGTAAAATATATTCGTGAATGGTTTGATCTTGATAACGATTTAACCCCATTTTATGAATTGGCAAAAGCAGATCCATTACTTAAAATGCCTGTTGAAAAATTCTATGGATTGCGAGTCGTCGGCATTCCCGACTTATTTGAAGCTTTATGTTGGGGAGTTTTAGGACAACAAATTAACTTAGCGTTTGCTTACACATTAAAGAAGCAATTTGTAGAAGGATTTGGTGATTCCATCGAATGGAATGGTAAAAAGTATTGGGTATTCCCATCGTACAAACGAATTGCACAGTTAACACCTACCGACTTAGCAGATATTAAAATGACGGTAAAAAAAAGTGAATATATCATTGGAATTGCCAGATTAATGGAAAGTGGAGAATTATCAAAGGGAAAATTAATGGAAATGAACTTTAAAGATGCTGAAAAAGACTTAATAAAAATACGAGGAATTGGTCCTTGGACAGCTAATTATGTTCTAATGCGCTGCCTTCGGTTTGGGGCTGCCTTTCCAATCGATGACGTGGGTCTTATAAATTCGATTAAAATTTTACGTTATATGGACCGTAAGCCTACGAAAGATGAAATCTTAGAATTATCAATTCCATGGAAGAACTGGGAATCATACGCTACCTTTTATTTATGGCGTGTCCTTTACTAA